aaaacttaagcCCAGATGTTGATTCCAAAGTTGAGAGGAGCGCTTTGGAAGGAATAAGGTGGTTTCCAGTCAACCAAGTATTAATAACATGTATCAGAAAAAAACAAAGCCAAATGCCGCATGAGGTTTTATTTCAATACAATATTATGAAGCTACAAacaataacattttaaaattaccTGGCCAGCTGGTACATAAGGATCCCCAGTCAGTTTTAAGGCTTCTACATATTCATAAAACTCAAGGTTTAGAGGCTCTTGAGTCCCACCATTCTCTTTCCATTGACCAAATTTACGTCTCAGGTGAATAACTTCTGAGGTGTAGAGCCCATGTGCACCAATGTAAAGCCCTGCTAAAATGAACCTATTTTCAGTACATTCAATATAAGGTGGGCTGaagaatctgtcatggattaaAGCAAATGCACTTAAGGATTCTAGTGACAAAACAGGACGATCAACCATAAGAACTTCTGCACAGCATCaaacattactttttttttttctcttttttttcagaAGGGGGAGAGATCAGAAACCAGATTTCATTAATTCAAGGTGCAGAAGACTATAAACCACTGAATTCAGAGCCTACAAACTAACAAGCTTCTACTAATAAAAGTATAACACAAGCAAGATTGGCAATGCCTTTTAAAGAATAGCAGCCCTCcggtaagaaaaaattatgcacaaaaattttccaaaattatAAGGGATATACCTAGAGTGATAGGAAAAGAGGTCAGGGTGGGAAATTTGATGAAAAGAAATTAAGTGCTACTTGGGAGATGGTTGTGGAGACCTCCATTAAAGAGGGATTCCTTATGGCATGCTGACCTCAGATGCACATATGAGTCGAACGAAAATAGTTGGGATTCCAAGATAGCGAACAAGGGATGAAGTCTCTGTCCATGGATAGACAATTCTCAAGGGAtcaccttctttttcttcttgttgctTTATGGTGGGATACGGAGAAACGGTAAAATTATGGGATGGGTGTTGGGTTGGGGAAACAGGTTAGTGCACTTACTTTTCTCCTCTTTATAGCatcaaaaagtgaaaaagataaaatataattttgaagGAAATCACCATTTAAAGGATCTGGAGAAGCTGGCATTTCAATGCGATTGAAAGTGGTTGATCCTGACAGTGGTTGATGGTTGTTAACCTGGCTGAGAGCAAGATTTATTAACTCGCCAACATCTTTGAGTACCTGATAGTCAAAACATAGAATGGCAATAACTTTAGTGTATAGGGAGTGGTGGATTTGGTAAAATACAGGTTGTTCAAATTGTACAGTGAAAATTCAGCCAACCTTCAGTGGTATCTTCTCTTTACCCATGAACTTAGAGAGATCAAACATAACATTGTCAATGCTTCGATGACCTCCAAGTTTAGCTTTCTTATCTACAGAAGACCGTTCCTTTTCACGGGCATCCTGTTGGTTAATATCTTTCTCAACAGTAAAGGAAAATGATAAACGACCCTTCTTCTCCATTTTAGCAGGTACTCGGAGCAAATTTTTAGTAGGCGGGCTGCTTGATAGTTTCTGCCCAAGATCACCAACAACAACTTTAAAGGCAATTTCACGTCGCTCTGCATTTTGAATAATTCCAGGATCAGCATCCAGTTCTATCACTTCTGTCTTTTCATCaccttcaactttttcttcatcttcagcaTCTAAACTCTCTATTTCACTATCCTtatcttcatcatcttcctcaATAATCTGTTCAATCACTTTTGATATTAGATCCCTGTCTACCTTCCCTGGTGAGGTCACTTTCAAGACCTTGACCTTCACATTAGGAATCATATCTCTCAAGATACTTTGAAAACCAGAGATATCCTCAGAAAGATCAGAGCCATCATCCCCATCATTACCATCTTCAGCATCTTCACTATCTGCAACAAACAGATCACCTTTTTCTTCAGTTGAATCTATAGGATTCAAGCTGCTACTAGCATCCAATGATTTGGAGCTAACTTGTGGAGAATCCTGAAACACCCCTCCCCGCTTTAAATACACAGCCTGAAATTTATGGCATTAGAAATATTAAGTATATTAGCTGCACATCTTTAAGCATAAAAAATGATGCAATAAACAAGTATCAAGTAATTAATAAGTATCACTTCAAAATTGTCCTTTGTTGTTCCAATCCTATTCCACACCAaagaataatttaaattttcactAATTTACACCAATTGCCATTGCTTATAAATTAAAAACCAGACTGGACTGCCACAAATAAAGGATTGACCAGGATCTAGCACAACTGTCCACTTCATTTCACCCCCCCAAAGTACTGTTTCCTTAACTAAACCCCAAAACCAGTTTGGTTAGTTCAACCAGCATTGGAAACACAAAACTGTTATTCAGAAAAGTAACCTCTTTCATATCTAGAGACTGATAGGCAACTTGAAGCACAAACTGTACCCCTATAGTTCTTTCACCCCTACGCCTTTATAATCTACTTATGTCCTATTCCCTTCCAGACAAATGATCCACCGTCAAAAGGAGTAGGCCTTGTGTTTTCAGTCAATAATGCGCAACATCCTGCTGGAACCACGCAGCTCACCCTGCCTCACCAAATAATTTTGATCATAACCTACAGCTAGTGGACAGTGCAAAGTAAGTTATCAGCACCTTCTCCCTTCTCCATACACAGATTTTTTCTGTTActtgcaatgttttaaaagggCCTCAGGGGGCGCCTAGGCGTCCTCTGAGGCTGGGCATGAGGTTAGCTGCctctgttttgagggagtgAGCGAAAGGCGTCGCCGGAGCTGCCTAGGCGTGCCTCAGGGgcttttttgcattttattttattttatttttttttttactcccaaacccaaattttgggtaggTTTTAACTGCCTCATACCTCTTTCTTGCACTATTGTctctctgctttttttttttatataatggatgtgtgtgtTGTCTGTgtgcattgttatatgtgtgctcattgtgcttttcatcctctattatatatatatatatatatagtatgtatatatatgtgtgtatttatatttataatatatgtgtacgctcagtgtatatattaaaaaatttaggtcccgTGAGGCTTTGCCGCACGCCTAGGCCGGGCTATCCCTCGGAAGCCTCGCCCACacctcacgcttttaatacattggttactTGACATAAAAGTCAAAgaatttctttttcaaaattttctttggaaaaacataaaaagtattCAACAATCTAAATGTTTGTAGTTGAATATTCAACACtacaattaaaatattgatgtgtgCATATTATGATGTCATCCTAATTGAACCTCCAACCTGACCCTGGTTAAATCTCTATGCTTGCCCCTCGCTCTtctaatttgatgaaaatatagtTTGGCAACATAACGATATTATACTACAAATCTATACAGCACATTCAAATAAGTCAACAGTCAATACTCACAGTTTGACAAAATAATTATCTTATGGTGCCAGACTGTCAAGCAAGTTAAAATTCCACAATTCAAGATTTCATTATGCATATATGATAACAGATTcttaattataaagaaaatacCTAAATAAGAACTGTCCATTTGACGAAGAACACTCAGAGGCATCTTACTAAAATTTGTTTTGGAATCTTGTGTTATAGTTTAAAAATCTTACCCTTTTTCATTATGGAATATTACCTACtattttttatctttcattATGTTTCACTGCTTTGTAATTATTGAAGATTAGAGGTTGCTTTTAGGGTTTGCTGcctaaagaattttttttttaacgtaaGATTTTGAAAAAGGTGGTTTTGAGAAGCAATGCTAAAATAGAGTTCTGTTCTATTGTCCTATGGTTCTAGACATTCTATGAAAACAAGAAGACCTAAAATGCCCTAACTTCTGGATTCTGTCTGAAAAATCAAAGAATTTTTGTCAATGTGTTTCCCTATCTAAGTTGGTATAAGAACCAGCATGGTCATTAATATGATGCGCGCTGTGCTAATTCttgtttagtttattttttcaaatggatgtaaagtcCAATTACGATCAAAAAGTCCCAAGCATTCACTGGAAATGCAAGCCTATTACTGCCCATTTTAAGTTTCGACCACTAGAAAGTTGTAATTGATGCATTAGATTATACTAAAAATTTAAACATTACAAAGATACCTGCTGTCTGTAGTCACCATTCTTATTTGCTGTTAAATAAATCTCAAAGAGTGGAACACCAGCTGCAGCAGTAGCAAGCTGCCTGAAGAGATGaaagtcaataaaattataCACACTGCAGGAAGTACCAGTAGCGTACAGAATGGAAAACTACatttgaaagaaattaattGAAACACAGACTAAATTCATTGgaaaatacaaaatgatatatgtCTCAAGTACAATGAAAAATAAGACATGAGAAGCATTCCATAAATATCTATTCTTCAACAGGCAACATATTATAAATCTGATGAGTCCaatattttactatatattttaccctaatcttcgtattaatttattgattattttggtgagattttgatactttgaattatatttctaatgtaggacattcgattTCCTCTTGAGCATAAAGTAATCAAACAGACAAATTTtagagtgattccaattggaggatgttcatgagtctttcaagatgattgtatcaaagtttcagatttttctactcAGCTGTTTGACTGTGGCAAAGAAATAAAGGCCCAGCGTGCAGCTTTTCCAGATTGACGTTtttggacgttttgggtattttggaggtcaagatggcataCTTTGAGGAGGATTCCTTTTGAGGATTTGTTGGGGACGACTTAAactttcaaaagagaccttttgggaacAAATCGGAGTTTATTTGGTTGGTCAAAAAGtctgattttctgagaagtcaAATTTcggttcaaataggaaaccttttatttgctgttttattattttattatgtttcttagttttattctaagatcTTTTCtgggtagggttttattttatagtagaataaataaggctatttaggCATTAGGGTGAAGAGGGGGAAACACACTACTTTGGATTCatgattcaagtttattttctaggtgttttctatctattttcttaataatattttgttttatgattgttcataACTAGTCTCTTTTCCTAGGGCAAGGCCatgagccttagcaagaatatatagcttcttttcaatttacttatgatattatgcatgtatgttatgaattattaatcaccgttgTAAACTATCTAAGTGTCTTAGTGATTAACGACCATTAAGatgtttagaaaagtaatttgatgcaattttggtatgaaggttccctgaaattggcgctggcttcttgtggttaataattgtaatttcacttaggatTTACagcacgtcttaagggttgcatggtttttcaaagggttttcataaaacttaatgagtctttcgTGTTCATATTTGTTCCGAACGTCCGAACGGATTGCATGTTAAATATACgctctatgttggaggttccaattaggatatatattaggaaaacctaaccttcgaaatatgcatgggtaattcataagtgATTGGGAGAACTACAtatgattgttaaggtgacagcGGAACCCTGGTGCTTTTACAAATAGTGTCTCTTTAAATTGTTTTCTAGtcgatttatttaattgtttttattttaaattcgtttttaatattttaagtcacaaaatcaaccttttccaaaactttgttttaattaattaattaagaattggtttaaatacaaattattcattcaatccttgaggaaaacgaccttgcttgagccgtttatactacaggtaccttgttctcttgcaagtatttttaagtgtttttatccctatttGTGcagtggtaaaaatcctatcaatatCAAAACAGTGGATTTTGAAAATTTCTCATAATTCCAGTGCAAAAACTGCTGATAGAAAATTACAGGCTCCGATCCAtcaaaagtaaaaataggtTCCGTCCTTAGGCAGGACTTCTTTTGTAGTTTTCAATACTGACACTAGGAGTCACATGGTACCATTTCAATCCAAGGTAGTGATAAGTACGGATATAAACGgagaattttaaaaaaagtaTCTTGCTACTAGTACTATCACATCCAATTCAATAGCATCCCTTGTTTAGTGTTATTTTTTGGCAAAAATATATGCAAAGCCACTCGGACAAACTAGCATCTAAAATGGTTATAgataacaaaagaaaaggagaagggGTTATCCCTGTCCCTCGTAGATCTTCACAAACAATAACATGCCTCAACTGTTTGTCTTCTCAACCCCCATAATTCTTCCCATTTCTTCAGATTAAAACTTTAGGTCTTACAACTACAAAATAAAGTAACTAAACTATTAATTTTGAACTTTCTCttactttttattgatttagaAGCTACTGTTACCAAATTATCAATGCTCTGCTGGTCATGGtcacaacaaaaaacaaaaggtaTACCCAAAACTAAACAAACAACGCAAAACAACTGACCGGGGACTGTAACTCCTTGCCACATATCTTCCATGCTCTGCAGTTACTCGAATAATTATGCCACGGGGATCCTTCTTATCTTTAGAAAGACCTGCCCACCAACCCACCTACAACACAAAATCGGAAGTCCAACACAAAATCAGAAGTCCACATATAATTAAACCAAGCGCAATTTTATCAATGCCAAGTTGAAATTCTACAACCCAAATATACTTATCCAAATGCATTAAACTGAAAAACAGGTACATTTTCACATTACTAATCAGAAACTCATTTCCTTGTTGATTGACTCACCAATCCTGCACCAGCATTATCTCGAAAAAATGCAGCGTCCTGGTATCGCTCTTCCTCTACAGCTCTCTGAAATATGAAAACCAACAAAATCTATTTTCagaaaatgaaaaccaaaattAGAGAGCAAACGGAGAAGTGCAGGGAGGTAAAAGCACATACATTGAGATGAGATATGACTCTGCCCACGACATCGTTTGTGGCTGCAGCGGCAATTGCCACCTTGAGCCTTGCAGCATCCTCGAAGTCCTCTGCATATACAGCCCGACCCAACTGTGACTGTTCAAGTTTCAAACAcaaaattcacataaataagCAAAATCATCATCGCTTCGAcaaatgtgtgtgtatatatattgttgtgATTTGGCTCGTCAAAATACCAAGGACAAACAGGTATAGGTTTCCAGTTGATGTTGGGaaaggagaaaaggaatgtGTACAGGTTATTGTCCATAAGAATAGGGAAATAGGTTTGCTTTGTAATCCCAATCAGTTTAGGCTTGTTGGGGGCTACGGAAAGCAGAGAGAATACAAGGGTAGAGAGTCAAGAGTGACAGAGAGATCTAAAGTAAGGTTTCGGGGTTTAGCATAAAGGTTTCCAATAAGTTCTTGTAACCGAGTGGTTATTCTCCATAGTGCAGGTGATTAAGTTCGCTGAACTTCACTATATtctttgtgtttgtgtgtggcGTGTTTACTTTGTTGTTCATATATTTGCATGCATCATCTTATAAGTTTGCATAACACCGGAGACTATCGATAAATAGGGATTAAaatcttcatatatatataattgtggtAAAAGGAGAGACCTTGAGAAGGGAGACAAGGCGCTCTTGTTGTTCGACCTCAAGGAAATGGTGGCGCCAGCGATCCCAGTCCCAATCAGGATCGTCGGTGTGAGAGGGTGCGGATTGGGCGTCGGGTTGGGGTTTAAAATTGACGTAGGAATCGAAGCTTTTGATGGCGTTTTTGATGAGGTCCTGGAGCGCAGAGTCCCACCTCCACTGAGTTGAgtcggaggaggaagaagggttCTTCTGGCATCGGCAGAGGGAGGAATCGGGAAGCCTGGAGGAGAAGTTGGTTTGGGAATGGGAGGAAGGGGAAGAAGGGTAGGAAGGTCTTTGGGCAACGCAGGAGGGGTATGATTTGGGGTTGGGGAAGTTGAGCTTGTGAGGACTTGGGGTTGGAGAAGATATGGAAGCCATTGACacagcagagagagagagaaggaaggagaagaaggaggagcaggagTAGGATAAGTGTTGCGAATTTGCGATGACGCGTGCGCGCGTCTAtgtgttgtttgtttttgtgtacAAAAAAAAGAGGGGCTGGAGGCTGTGGCCAAACTACTGGATAAGGTCGTCCCGTACTTTATACACCCGTGACATTTCAGGTGTTAAAACAAAACGTGGAGGGAGTTTGGGCTGGTTTGATATTGCtgtgatttgaaaaaaaaagttatttttgcTATGCTATGAAAAAaacggctgtgaaataaaacagcagaatgtttggtaaattttttttgtaaaagtgtttttggaaaaaaaagcagtatgatagtgtttgatgaacttttatataaaacagatgtgactgtgtaaaataatcaaaaagggtataatactagatgtgccattaatttaattttcttaaccaataaaagtgaattactaaatatactttatttgtataagaaacatatttataaactttatcttaaatattaattagtatgacaaactacatcaattgaaatattttagactAAATAGCTAGAATTCGTTAGTACAATGTTGTTAATGTACTTAAAAGTAATCTAATTAgatgcattcatcaaacttgccgctattctatttcttaatgtttctatctcatgtgatccttcaacttCATAATTTTGgtattcttcatcatcatcatcactactaTCGCTCTCTTCACAATAGTCCCTAGGGTCATCAAAATGACGATCACGTTCAAAATACCTCTATATGTAGTTATGAAGAGCCATTGTAGCAACGACAATCTTCACTTGCTTATTGAACAGGTAATTAGGCACATCCCTTAAAATTGCCTATCTTTTTTTCCATA
This genomic stretch from Pyrus communis chromosome 2, drPyrComm1.1, whole genome shotgun sequence harbors:
- the LOC137725345 gene encoding protein EXECUTER 1, chloroplastic-like isoform X2, which produces MASISSPTPSPHKLNFPNPKSYPSCVAQRPSYPSSPSSHSQTNFSSRLPDSSLCRCQKNPSSSSDSTQWRWDSALQDLIKNAIKSFDSYVNFKPQPDAQSAPSHTDDPDWDWDRWRHHFLEVEQQERLVSLLKSQLGRAVYAEDFEDAARLKVAIAAAATNDVVGRVISHLNRAVEEERYQDAAFFRDNAGAGLVGWWAGLSKDKKDPRGIIIRVTAEHGRYVARSYSPRQLATAAAGVPLFEIYLTANKNGDYRQQAVYLKRGGVFQDSPQVSSKSLDASSSLNPIDSTEEKGDLFVADSEDAEDGNDGDDGSDLSEDISGFQSILRDMIPNVKVKVLKVTSPGKVDRDLISKVIEQIIEEDDEDKDSEIESLDAEDEEKVEGDEKTEVIELDADPGIIQNAERREIAFKVVVGDLGQKLSSSPPTKNLLRVPAKMEKKGRLSFSFTVEKDINQQDAREKERSSVDKKAKLGGHRSIDNVMFDLSKFMGKEKIPLKVLKDVGELINLALSQVNNHQPLSGSTTFNRIEMPASPDPLNGLYIGAHGLYTSEVIHLRRKFGQWKENGGTQEPLNLEFYEYVEALKLTGDPYVPAGQVAFRAKIGKGYQLPHKGIIPEEFGVVARYKGQGRLAEPGFRNPRWVDGELVVLDGKYIKGGPVVGFVYWDPEYHFLVFFNRLRLQE
- the LOC137725345 gene encoding protein EXECUTER 1, chloroplastic-like isoform X1 is translated as MASISSPTPSPHKLNFPNPKSYPSCVAQRPSYPSSPSSHSQTNFSSRLPDSSLCRCQKNPSSSSDSTQWRWDSALQDLIKNAIKSFDSYVNFKPQPDAQSAPSHTDDPDWDWDRWRHHFLEVEQQERLVSLLKSQLGRAVYAEDFEDAARLKVAIAAAATNDVVGRVISHLNRAVEEERYQDAAFFRDNAGAGLVGWWAGLSKDKKDPRGIIIRVTAEHGRYVARSYSPRQLATAAAGVPLFEIYLTANKNGDYRQQAVYLKRGGVFQDSPQVSSKSLDASSSLNPIDSTEEKGDLFVADSEDAEDGNDGDDGSDLSEDISGFQSILRDMIPNVKVKVLKVTSPGKVDRDLISKVIEQIIEEDDEDKDSEIESLDAEDEEKVEGDEKTEVIELDADPGIIQNAERREIAFKVVVGDLGQKLSSSPPTKNLLRVPAKMEKKGRLSFSFTVEKDINQQDAREKERSSVDKKAKLGGHRSIDNVMFDLSKFMGKEKIPLKVLKDVGELINLALSQVNNHQPLSGSTTFNRIEMPASPDPLNAGLYIGAHGLYTSEVIHLRRKFGQWKENGGTQEPLNLEFYEYVEALKLTGDPYVPAGQVAFRAKIGKGYQLPHKGIIPEEFGVVARYKGQGRLAEPGFRNPRWVDGELVVLDGKYIKGGPVVGFVYWDPEYHFLVFFNRLRLQE